DNA from Ovis canadensis isolate MfBH-ARS-UI-01 breed Bighorn chromosome 4, ARS-UI_OviCan_v2, whole genome shotgun sequence:
tactgcacgtgggatcttagttccctgactagggactgaatctgcgttctctgtattggcaggcagcttcttaacccctgggccaccagggaagtcctgagagtgTATGTTTTCTAATGGAGCATGTGTACTACACTGAGGAGAGAAAGGCACTCTACAAGTCCTTgttcttcccttcttctccttATTTGGCTTCAGCCATCTTAGCCTTCTTAGTTTTCTGCCAGTTTCCAAGCTCACACCTGCCTCAGGGCCCCTACAAGTGCTATACTGCCTTATTTGCAGTACATGTCTCGTAGATCCTTGGGTGTCTTGTTCCTTTTCCTTAAAAAGGTCCCTGCTCAAACAGGATTCCTTgacctgctttttttaaaaatagccccTCAGCTCCACCCTGGTCACTCTTCCCTTACCCTGTTTTAATTCCTTCCTGACTTCCTCACACTTAGCTTGTAAAAAGGGTGGAGAATGGATGCTGAACATCAGAATGGAGAGAAGGATTGACAGAAGATTCTTCCCATGTTGGAGGAGTTGAGATTTGGGGGCCAGAGGTGGACTCCACAAGGGAGAGATTCAGCCCAGAGAGAAGGACAGAGGTAACTAATAAGACTGGGGTTGGCAGAGGAGCCAGCTGCCCCCCAGTCCTCCTCAGGCTGGAGGAACGGGGGGGTCCTCTTTCTCTTGGCGTCTTTTAGTTTATAAGGatctctgctgatggacaggctTCAAGAGTGAGATGGTAAATCTGAGATGAGGTGGAGCGTCAAACCAGTTCCTGGAGAGACAGGGACAATCAACCCAAAATGAAAGGCCGTGAAAATCAGCGAAGGCCCAGCTGTGAACTTGTAGTAAACCAGTTAGTTTGTTCTTTCAGCTAATATTTGAATATCTCATATATGCTAGGAATATATAAAAGGGAAATGACCTGCATCCCTGCCCACTGGTGCAGTGGCACTTGTGTACAGTTAGAGAACGTTCTCACCACCCTGGGTGATGGCAGCTCCCACAGCCACATGGCTTAGCTTGGTCTGAGTTAGAGCTGCTCCCACCTCTGGGTGGGCACTGGACCACGGAGGGGTGCACAGTTTGGAGAGGGCACCATGGAGCTGGAAGTCAGCCATGGGTAGCGGGCCAGAGCCTGGCCGTGAACAAGGGGGACATGGCCCTCAGCCTCCCAGGCCTTACAGCGTGGAGGAGAAGACAGACGAGTAAACAGTTACAGGTAGGATTGTTGAAAGGCTCCACAGCAAGGCTTAGCCCCGGAGCCTGGAAgtgattggggggtgggggttgagggTGGATTCAGGACTGGATTGTCAAAGCATCGAGAGCAGGGGGGCTctggatgctcaaactaccgactGCATGGTCCAGTCAGGGCTTTGGTGACACACTGGGAGTGATCTAGTTAGTGGATGCAGATGAAGACTAGGCTCAGGGGCAGTGGAGGAGAGGGTTGGAGAAGAGGGATTTGGCAGAGCAGGTGCTGAAATAATtgtgaagaggaagagaagaagttGGCGTGAGACTGCCAGGGACACGCATCTTAAAAATAGAGGATGCTTCAGTCTAtctgcttcccagatggctccgtggtaaagaatccgcctgccaacgcaggagatgcaggacacaggagttcgatccctgggtcaggaagacccactggaggaggaaatggcaacccgttccagtattcttgcctggaaatcccatggacagaggagtctggctggctacagtccacgaggtcaccgagtcacacacgactgaagcgacttaggacgCATGCAGTCGCATTCATGAGGGCTCAACCCTCGTGACTTATGTACCTCACAGaggccccacctcctcctcttgccACATTAGCCATTAGGATTTCAACCTGTGAATTtcagggggacacaaacattcagaacATAGCAGAGGATATTGCTGAGACTGCCTTCTCTCTCCAGCTTGGGAAGCAGGGCGTGCCCTGTCCTGCCTTCCTGGCCCAGTGAACCTGGGAGGAGTATGTGGGTGGCACAGGCTCTGTTGGGTAGAAAGTTGAAGGGCAGAGGCTGCAGGGGAGATCCGGGGCTCATGGGAACTTCCTGTGTCCAGGCTGGCTCACTTGGAACAGGTTTCGGTGGGTGTGAGGGGTGAAGATGGAGCTGGAGCGCacttggggaggggtggggtctgCAGGGCCGCCTGTGGTGATGTCTGAGGACTTGGGTAGTCGCAAAGGAGGAAGTGACACAGAAGTGGGAGTGGGATTCTTAGCCTCCCCCTTCCTCCACCCCCTCCTTCCAGATGTCAGGGAATGTTCTGGCATTGTCCATCCAGGGTTTTCCTTGCCCTGAAGGGGCTTTCTGTGGCTTCTCCCCGGGAGTGCGAGGGAGCATGGCATGCGGACCAGTTCCTGGGCAGGAGTTGCTGTCGTGCCTCTGAAACCAGGGCCATGCTGCTCTGGCAGATGAGTGGCCAGGCTTTTATCCTCAGGCTTAGGAAGCCTGGACCTGGAGGTGCCCGAAGCTCACTCCTGGCATTTCCATGGGGTCGCCGACAGCTGGCCTGGGAGTCAGCATGAGGGTTCGGTCCCCGTAGCTGGGGAGAGCCTGACCTTGTGGGCTGCAGGGCCAGCCTGTGGCTTCTATGGTGCGGCTGTGTCTGTCCTACAGCAGCGACTGGAAGCTGGGGTTTCTGATGAGTCAGGCCCCAGCTGAGTGGCCTCTCCTGGTGAGAGGCTCTAAGGAAAATGCTATCAGCCACTTGTGTTGATGATTCTGTTTTTTAAGCATCATTCACAGGGCACTGGCCGGCAGTGCGCCAGGCTCGAGGCTACCTTCCCCATGGTTAATAAACTGCCAGTCCTAATGGAGGAGGTGACAGGCAATAAATACAGAAGTGTCACATGTGGACCATGTGACCCGGGAGACCTGAGGCAGGCACAGCTCCCATCTTGAGGGGTGCCCGAGGGAGCTGTCTGGATGGGAGTTACAGTGGAGGCGATGTTTGAGTTGAGCTGTGAAGGAAGAGCAGTTAAATTGGGTGTGTGGCATTTCAGCCGTCCCACTTCTTACCCCGCAGCTCACTCTTCTGGGGCCATTATGCCTTCAGCTATTTTTACGTGTCAATAAGAGAAATGATCATGTATGAAGTAGATGTGCTTTCTGCGTCTGGGTACCCCTGCAGCACTCTCCTTAGACCCAGGAGAAGCGTGCCTCTTCTCATCGTGCAGTGCGCTTACTGTCATCAGTGAGTGCTTTGAAATCCACTGGACTTCTTTCTTGGCTGCTTGGAATCTTAGAACTAACATTTGAACTTAGAAAAGTTTTCTTCAGTCAGATATAtgtattttggctgtgccacttgacttgtggaatcttagatccccgaccaggaattgaacctgggcccttggcagtgagagcttggggtcctaaccacaggaccaccagggaagtcccatagtcagattttttttctcataaatccTTTGACTCCTTCTTTCTACTCCCCAAATCCCTTTAGAAATTTTGCCTTACTTTTTTATTGTTGCTCGAATCGGTTATGGTTTTGCTAAGATAGCACAAGCTTCAGCTCCATTTTGGAATAAGGCAAAGCAAAAATGACTGTGGCAATGGAAGCATGATTTTACCTGTCAGCATTCTGAGCAGGATGTTTTGGGTTGCTGAGGACAAAGGCCGGTTTTTGGTAATTTGGGATGTTCCCAGAACCTGAGCACTTGAAGTGAATTTGGGGTTCTGTGTTTTGTATCAAGATGCTGGCTAATGACTGACCAAGGAATCTAGGGGGCTCCTGTGCTTTTTGATTGCTGAGGGATAGGCCTTCTCTGGCCTGGGTACTGTCTAAAGCTGATGATTCAGAACCATAAATGGTTAACACTGGAAAGGACCAGATATCACCCCAGTCCTCTCACTTGATAGACCCAAAGGGGTTGAGGGGTCCTTTTGAAGCCATCTGGCTAGCCAGTGAGATGAGAACATTGGTCTCAACTCTAATTTCAGGGCCACCACATACATGTCTAAGCATTCTTATACCTTTTGAATTGCTTGTTAGCCTTGCATTTTGCAGAGCTTTGGGGAGGAGACTTTCGCCACTACctggctgtatgaccttgggcaaatagGTTTGATTAAACCCAGTTCCCCACTGGTAAATGGAGATAGCGTATTCCTTACTGCTGCACAGAGCTACCTTCTCACCCCACGTACAGACACTGCAGCCACAGCAATCTTTCTCGCCTTCATTATTTCAAAGGAAGATGTGCCTCTTTTGGACTTGGGCTGCCGTCTCCACCTGTGCATCGCAGCCCAGCTTCTTCCCTGTCATGACGTTTGCTCTCCCCAGGTCTCTGTGGAGTCCCTTCATCCTGAGCTATGACATAGAAGATACttttttcccagctttattgagataactGAGGTAATgtttaagtgaataaataaatgacttaaGAGggaatatgggtttccctggtggctcagtggtaaagaatccacttgccaatgcaggagatttcaatatctgggttgggaagattccctggagggcatGGTGACGTACTCCAGGATTTTTGCTGCGAGAATTCCttcggcagaggagcctggtggctacagtccttgggtctgcagagtctgacacgactgagcacacaagagGTAATATATGCAGATACAcagttatttagtcactaaactTAATCCGACTCTGTAGCAACCcgagactgtagtctgccaggctcctctgcccatgtaattctctaggcaagaatactggagtgggttgccatttccttctccaagggatcttcctgacccagagatctaacctgtcTCCTGcgttaccactgagacaccagggaagcccaatatatgcAGAGTCCCAGTCAAAACTAAactatgtgtgtttgtatgttaCGTTTGTGTCCACGTAAATTCATACATGAGTTAAGACAGACTCTTGGCCTGTTGCTGAGCAGATGTCTGAGGAAGGGCTGTGCtgggttgctcagttgtgtccgactctgccccatggactgtagcccgccagacttctcagtccatggggattctctaggcaaaatacTGCaggaggttgccatgccctcctccaggggatcttcccaacccagggactgaacccagttctctggcactgcaggcggagtctttactgtctgagccatgagggaagcccctgagggAAGGGAAGACAACCTGTCCTATCTCTGTGGGTAAAGATCAGGGCTGATTCTGATCCTGCTGAACTTTCTTGGGGAGTGGAAATAAGTAACAGTATAAAGTGTAAAGATCTGGTAGGGAGAAAGGTTTTGTTAGATGGAAATACAGCAATAATAAAACAGGAAGAGACAGAGCTAGTTTTTGTGAGAATTAAGAGTAGCTGAGTTAATAGAAACTAGCTTTTGATATGGAGATAACCTGAATTGCAATTCACTCCATAAACAGCAAATTTAAATGTAatactcccttttctccatgcacTCTGTTCTGACTTGGAACATATTAGCCCTAACACTGCCCTTTGAAATGCTAATTAAGGGCAATTTACTTATTCTCTATTGTTCTATCTTTGGAGACTGGGAGGGGTAGGGGGAGCTGCTAAAGTCCTGAAAAATCATCTCTGGGCCTAGGGAGGGTCTCTACCCTAAGATCTGAACTTACCAACGTTCAAAATGGTTTAGATTCTAAACTTTACAGCTGTGCACACAGATCATGTGAggctcttgttaaaatgcagattctgattcagtaggtctggggcaaGGCCTGAGATTCCACATTTCTTACAGGCTCTCATGTGAGACCAGTGCTGCAGGGCCAGAGCACTCTGCATAGCAAGAGTTTAGACTGAAGTGGGAGGTCTTCCAAAGCTAACTCTGCCGTTTCTTTGGCCTGCATTCAAGGTTACTTCAATAGCCGAAGGCCCGAAGCCAAGACCTTGGCTTGGAGAAAGGAGACTGTGAGAAATAGTTGTGCCATATTCTAAATACTTTGTCCCATCTTGGGAGCCCTAGTTGTTGTCagtcggttgtgtccgactctttgcaacaccatggactgcagcacaccaagtttccctgtccttctccatctcccaagtttgctcaaactcatgtccattgagtcccaGAGACTGTATTTTAACGACTGAATACCTGATATTCATAAAGATGAGCTGGGATTCTAGACAGTAGATTGTCTAGAAGGTAAATAGGGAAGTAGTCATTAAAGTTTAGATGGATTTTCATGAATGACTGAAACCAGTTAGGCTTCTATGGTTAAGTTCACCAATCTAAAGCAATCAGTTATGAGGAAATCTTCATTCCTGAAAGATAAACACTTTACTGAAGTACTGTTGTACTTTGCTAATAGGCTAGTTTTTTGCAACTTGCTATTTTTgtctaggaattccctggtggctcagatataaagaatctgcctgccagtgcagaagatgtgggttggatccctgggttgagaagatcccctggagaagggaatggcaacccctccagtattcttgcctggagaatcccatggatagaggaaactggcaggctatagtccatgaggtcacagagttggatacaactgagtgactaaccaacaATCTTTGTCTAGACCAGCAGTTACATGCTACGCTGCCGTTTCTGTGAAAAGTAGAAATGGAATCTCCTCTGTTGCATTGAATCCTGTTTCCATTACTTATTGGTATTGAGATTTGGGGCAAGCTCTCAATTTCCCTAAGCTTGTGTTTCCACTTGTAAAATAGTCATGCTAGCCTTTCATCGCGGGATTTTTTAGAAGATACACAAAAGCTTCTGGCATAGTTGCCATCTGTTCACCATTAGACCCCTTCTTCTCTCTGTTTTGATCCTGGCTGCTAAACCTGCTGTACCATTTGGAGAATAGGAATTCTTGTTTGCTGCCTCTCACCTGAACCTCTTCAGTGGCTTCTGTTGGTAAAAGCTCTTGTGACATACGCAGACCTTTAAGAATCCCTGGAGTTTATAAGATGAgcaaatattctttatttcttagaaTAGACCAGAGTTTAGTTCAAACTTTCTCACAAGGCAGAAACAGTGGGGTTCTCATAAATGGGTTGTCTGTAAACACATTTTATGCTAACACCACATCTGCCTTGTGCAGGACGAACAGTCATCAGTGCTTTATCCCTGGGTCACTTTCTTAACAAGAGGTTCTAGTTTCACTCTTGCGTGTGCAGTGTGGTCTTCTCTAGCTGATAAGATCTGTTCTGAGTCCTCAGGTTTGGTCAGGGTACGGCTGGAGTTCagtttcctttgttctgtgtgacATTTAAATTGCAGTGGCCTTGGTCTGGAGTGTGAGGTCAGACACCCTGGAGAGAACACTTGGCTTTGTTTCACTCTTCCCTCCCAGCTTTGCCTGCCCTACTCTTTTTTGGGTTCTTATCTTTAGAAGCAGACAGCTCTGTGCAAGTTCCTGTGCCTTTCTATCTCAGAGCTTTTGTTTATTGGCTGCTTATATTCCCTATCCTGCTGATCTTAAAGTGCTCAGACATTACCAACACTGTCTTTAAAGACTTCAGCTTTGACTTTTCCAAACTAAGATTACTTGATATTCTCATTGGCCATGAGGTAGTATTTCCTAATCAGGTCTTAAACCCTTACCACTTCATTCTGTAAGGTCTGTGAATAAGTGCTATCAACCTAATATACATATTGGTACatactatttttatatattacttgACTTTTCAGTTCCTTTAACTGAAACCATCTAACCAGTGACCCTGATTTCAATGTCCTGTTTCAAGTTGATTCTAACTTCCTGTCTGTCTTTAGGCAAATAGTTTAACTGCACTCACTGAACCAAAATTTACCTTAACCAGTAAAATGAGGATTGGATTAGATCAGTTTTTCAAAGCATTCTTTGGAGTTGGCTGGGGCAGGGATGAGTATAAAAAGAGAGCTCAATAGGTAGAAACCCCAAGCTCCTCATTCAGGTGATTCTTAAGATTAATCAACAAGGATACCATCTGTATCACAAACAGGTTGAAACTCATGATGGAAAGAGACATCATCTAAGTCTGGTTCCTGACCGTTTTCACCAAGGATCTGGGCTAGCCACCCCCATGCTCCTGTCCCTTTTGCTTCTGCTCATACTGTTACCAGCAGCAAAAGTAGATTATTTGTAAGCCTCCCTTTCCCATTTTCAAAAGGCCCTAATGTAAAAATGCCATGTCCCTTTAAGAAACTTTCTCTAAGCAGTTGTCCAGCTTCCCACAACCCCTTTctttaccctggtggctcagtacaCTCTGCCTTTCTGGCAGCTGTTTGTGTGAAGCTCAGAGGGGCAGGGtactgccttctccattctcaGTGTCCTGCATTGTGTCTTTCTAAAATGCCATGAGTTTATCATATGGCTAaaaaattctctctctttttcaggatCGAATCATCAATTTAGTTGTTGGCAGCTTAACATCTTTATTGATCCTAGTAAGTATCTGTGTGTCAGCCAGGGTCTTAGCCAAAGTTTTGAAAACCTTAATACTGCAGTTCAAtcaactctcaaaaaaaaaaaaaaaaccttaagggGCCAGTACATGAACATGTGGAATATTCCAACTGTAGTTAAATTAATGCTTTCAATCTTGTTAACACTTGAATAAAACTGCATTTGGTATAAATGGAGTAGCTAGTTGATTTCCACTCTTACGCCCTACCCTAGTTGAATGTGAAATAGCACAAGTCAAATAAACTTGGTTTTCTGGGTTTGCCTAATAAATTTGTAGTATGTGAGTGGCTACTAGTAACTCCCTTCTGTATGTAACCCACAGCTCTGCTAgtatctttacatttattttgttcCTAAAGTATGTTCATTATCCTTtggttttaaaagatttttttaatttctcattgtATACTACAGCTTGGTGctatcaaaataaaacaaagctacATTTCCCAGTCTGAGAATGACCTTTggcacttttttttaaatctaagagAATTTTAGTGAAGTCTCTTTCTACGACTTCTTCATAAAAGAATGGGTAACATTATATTTAAGGTAGAAAGAGAACTATAGGGtattagaaatacatttttaattatttttcatgttaaGCAAAAACAgttttggataattttttttgCTAGTATACTCAAAATAACAAAAAGGTTAGAACTTTCCCCAGTATAGTCATTAGTCCTGGGGAATGATGTTTAAATGCTTTCTAATCTTTGTTGATGAAGAGGTTTATCTTGAGGTTAGCTAGTTTTATTGCTTCATTGTCTCCTTTCATAAAGGAGGAGTTTGGGAAGATTAAGTGGAACTATTAAAAGGAATAACAAttgaaaagattttattaaaCATTAACATTCCAGAAGACAAACCTGGTGGTAGGTAAGATGCCATTTCACCATTTGGAGCATTTTATAATGTTACTTTGCCTAGATGCCAGTCTAACCAAGTCTTGGAATTACTTCTGAGGCCTAACACACTTCTTTTCATACAGGTAACGCTGATCAGTGCTTTTGTTTTCCCTCAACTACCTCCAAAACCGTTGAATATATTTTTTGCTGTCTGCATCTCTTTGAGTAGTATCACTGCCTGCATACTTGTGAGTACTATTGAAAATTTAAATTCAGTATCCTTGAGGGCTGATGGTTGCAGTGCCTGGAAATCTGTATGAGAAGGTGTCTCTAATTATACACCACTCCTCTCCCCCAAAGGATGTCACAATTCTCATTGTTAAAATcccagggtatttttttttttttttgaatttgtctCCTTTTCTCCTAAATCCCAAAGTTGTAACCTTGTAACCCTAAAAGGCAACTCTGTTCCCttgatgcccccccccccccaaaaaaaagactTAGGTCAAAGATATGATATGATTTAATTTAATTCATCTTCCTTCAAGGACTACatacagagtccaacagtctttGGGAAATGTTATTACTCCTCTAATAATTACAAAACTCGTCTATTTTAATCTTTGAGTATTATCTTCCCAAATGAAAGTAATTAACACCaaaacctcttgagaaacctaaagCTACAGTTGTATCTTTTTCACGAGAATGTTCAGTTTTTATACTACTACTATGAAGCCTTTCTGTTAGGTAAAGAAACAAAGACAATAGCCAATCCTCAGTAGGGTATTTGCCAAGTCATCATCAGTTGGCAGCTGTTTCATTTcccttgaagaaaggcagaatcAAAACCCTTACACATAATTGTTTTGACTCACATAAGGCTTAATCATAACTAATAAGATCTGAGTTAAAATTAAACCTGGGGACATTTCCTAGCTTCAAATTCACTGACTGTTATTTGTACTCCTTTGACCTGAGGGAAGGAGTGGCCCCTCGGACTTGGAGAACCTGGGAACAAAGCTCCCAGAACTCTCTCCCACTCTCAGCCTAGAGCCGGAAGTGGCTGACAGTGATCTGTAATAGTTTAAACTAGAGGTATGCATGTGTAAAGCTCCGGTTTTATTGGCGATTTGAATCAGTTAAAGGAATTTAAAAGTTGTCTTCCCTTCCAGTACTTTAAAAAGCTGTACCTTTTACTCACCTATAATTAAAATATCTCTAGAAGATAGATATATATTCTTGGATGACTCGCCAAATGATTGGTGGACTCTTTAAACACTGAACAAAGTTAACTGAGAAAGCAGGAATAAGGTATGATTTTGGATATAAACTCAGCTGGTACACTTgagttacaaagaataaaattctggCTGCTTTAGCCTCGTTTAGGGGGAAAAGTATATATGGAAGAACTTGgtcacagtggaaaagaattagttgtattttaaatttttaatattcaggCTAATGCTATTACTTAAACATCTATTTAATTCTTCTTCTTTTAGATCTACTGGTATCGACAAGGAGATTTAGAACCGAAATTTAGAAACCTTATTTACTATATCTTATTTTCTATCATCATGTTATGTATATGTGCGAATCTATACTTCCATGATGTGGGAAAGTGAGGCTCCAAGAGATACACTCACCAGGTCTCTTCAAAGCAATACATTTGGACTCGAATTAAGAGCTGGATAAGGAATGCCGAAGAGTCTCCTGCAAAAGTCTGATACATGATTTTCATGTTAATTGTAAATCTAAATTCCCTCTTGCAGGGGAGACATATCCTAATCACTTCGCTTTTTCTTTAAGGAGCCGATGTTGCACTTAAACATTACCCCTTAAAGCACAAGtcattttcacttttgaaattttttatataaaGTAATTGCGTGGTGCAAGGCTATGTAACAAACAATCTTGCATTTTAAGACaaataatcttttatttctgttaaacTGAATATACAATTATTGTTCCCTAGGCAACCAACTTTTGCTTTTAACTACAATTTCACGTTAACAAAACACAGACGGTGAAAAGACaactttgattgtgtagatctaattacaataataaataaaataatttatacaagttttttttttaactttttctataGGGGTCATATTCATTAAAGCCCTAGAGGCTAATTTTGGCTTAACCTTCTCTAGTATAGGAATGACTCTTGGTTTGTTTCAAGAAgcaaattttgtgtttttaaattgcCTGAGAGGGAGAAGTTACATCAAACCCCCACCAGTTAATGCACTAAGTGAACGGCAAACTCTGGTACTCTGCTATTTCCTGGGTAATTTACATAGCAAAACATGTAATAAAAGGTCATGGTACAGGATAGGCAACTTAGTACTTCCTTTCCCATTTAGTTTTACTTCAAAGTGCTAACTTTGTAAACTGGTGACAGTGGGTTCTGAGGGATGAAAATGCTTAGCTTCTGGTGAATTTTGTTTTACTACTCTCATCCATATtccctttaaaaagtaatttaaaagaaaaacctgtAGTGAATTTTCTAAACCCTTTTAATACTCTTCTCATTACCCAGCCCAAATCAGCTCCCACTGCCAGCAATGGGTAAACCCAAATAACCCCCACACAATCACCTCAAGTCTCAACTTAGAAGATATCTCTCTCTGTGCAGAAGGTCACTGGGAAGCTCTAGAGCATGTTAATGTGACTTCTCTGAAATATAAACAGGCCTACTTGAGACTGGACAGAGTGCCATGTCTGATCTGTAGAGATGAATATTACTGCTTTTAAAACAGTAGTTAAGCTTTGGCGATTTCAAAATTCTCTCAGCTAAAGTGAATCAAATTCCCTGCTGACAAGAAACACTAATTACTGGGATCTCTGCAGTTAAGACC
Protein-coding regions in this window:
- the TMEM243 gene encoding transmembrane protein 243 isoform X1 gives rise to the protein MEDFSTRTYGTSGLDNRPLFGETSAKDRIINLVVGSLTSLLILVTLISAFVFPQLPPKPLNIFFAVCISLSSITACILIYWYRQGDLEPKFRNLIYYILFSIIMLCICANLYFHDVGK